A section of the Tamandua tetradactyla isolate mTamTet1 chromosome 4, mTamTet1.pri, whole genome shotgun sequence genome encodes:
- the DAP3 gene encoding small ribosomal subunit protein mS29 isoform X1, which translates to MLKEMMRFISRGHKFLLQLNPGYFLHTGTQAPQSTAVHLDDQVPVESPKVISRTSESDPAKHGEQHEGQHYNIPFQDLKTIFPHGLPPRFVMQVKTFSEASLMVRKPALELLHYLKNTSFAHPAVRYVLYGEKGTGKTLSLCHAIHFCAKQDWLILHIPDAHRWVKNCRDLLQSTYNKQRFDQPLEASNWLKNFKTANEHLLSKIKVQEKYVWNKRESTEKGSPLGEVIEQGITRVKNATDAVGIVLKELKRQSSSGIFHLLVAVDGVNALWGRTTLKREDKSLIAPEELALICNLRKMVKNDWHGGAIVLTLSQTGSLFKPRRAYLPQELLGKEGFDTLDPFIPILVSNYNPKEFESCIQYYLENNWLQHEKSQTEEGKKELLFLSNANPGQLERICAYL; encoded by the exons atgctgaaagaaatgaTGAGATTTATCTCCAGGGGCCATAAG TTTCTTTTACAGTTGAATCCTGGATATTTTTTGCATACGGGGACCCAGGCACCTCAAAGCACTGCTGTTCACCTAGATGATCAGGTTCCAGTTGAGAGTCCCAAAGTTATTTCCCGCACCAGTGAGAGTGACCCG gCCAAGCATGGGGAGCAGCATGAGGGTCAACACTACAACATCCCCTTCCAGGATTTGAAGACTATATTTCCCCATGGCCTGCCTCCTCGCTTTGTAATGCAG GTGAAAACATTCAGTGAAGCCTCCCTAATGGTAAGGAAACCAGCCCTAGAGCTTCTGCATTACCTGAAAAATACCAGTTTTGCTCATCCAGCTGTACGATATGTTCTCT ATGGAGAGAAGGGAACAGGAAAAACCCTCAGTCTTTGCCATGCTATTCATTTCTGTGCAAAGCAGGACTGGCTGATACTGCATATCCCAGATG CTCATCGTTGGGTGAAAAATTGTCGGGATCTTCTACAGTCCACCTACAACAAACAGCGCTTTGATCAGCCCTTAGAGGCTTCAAACTGGCTTAAGAATTTCAAAACTGCAAATGAACACTTACTGAGTAAG aTAAAAGTTCAAGAGAAGTATGTCTGGAATAAGCGAGAGAGCACAGAGAAAGGCAGTCCTCTGGGAGAAGTGATTGAACAG GGTATAACGCGGGTGAAGAATGCCACAGATGCAGTTGGGATTGTGCTAAAAGAGCTAAAGAGGCAAAGCTCATCGGGTATTTTTCATCTCCTGGTGGCAGTGGATGGAGTTAATGCTCTCTGGGGGAGGACCACActgaaaagagaagataaaagtcTG ATTGCCCCAGAGGAACTAGCACTTATTTGCAACCTGAGAAAAATGGTGAAAAATGACTGG catgGCGGTGCCATTGTGTTGACTTTGAGCCAGACTGGTTCTCTCTTTAAGCCCCGGAGAGCCTACCTGCcccaggagttgctgggaaag gaagGATTTGATACTCTGGATCCCTTTATTCCCATTTTGGTTTCCAACTACAACCCAAAGGAATTTGAAAGTTGTATTCAATATTACTTGGAGAACAACTGGCTTCAACATGAGAaat
- the DAP3 gene encoding small ribosomal subunit protein mS29 isoform X2: MLKEMMRFISRGHKLNPGYFLHTGTQAPQSTAVHLDDQVPVESPKVISRTSESDPAKHGEQHEGQHYNIPFQDLKTIFPHGLPPRFVMQVKTFSEASLMVRKPALELLHYLKNTSFAHPAVRYVLYGEKGTGKTLSLCHAIHFCAKQDWLILHIPDAHRWVKNCRDLLQSTYNKQRFDQPLEASNWLKNFKTANEHLLSKIKVQEKYVWNKRESTEKGSPLGEVIEQGITRVKNATDAVGIVLKELKRQSSSGIFHLLVAVDGVNALWGRTTLKREDKSLIAPEELALICNLRKMVKNDWHGGAIVLTLSQTGSLFKPRRAYLPQELLGKEGFDTLDPFIPILVSNYNPKEFESCIQYYLENNWLQHEKSQTEEGKKELLFLSNANPGQLERICAYL; this comes from the exons atgctgaaagaaatgaTGAGATTTATCTCCAGGGGCCATAAG TTGAATCCTGGATATTTTTTGCATACGGGGACCCAGGCACCTCAAAGCACTGCTGTTCACCTAGATGATCAGGTTCCAGTTGAGAGTCCCAAAGTTATTTCCCGCACCAGTGAGAGTGACCCG gCCAAGCATGGGGAGCAGCATGAGGGTCAACACTACAACATCCCCTTCCAGGATTTGAAGACTATATTTCCCCATGGCCTGCCTCCTCGCTTTGTAATGCAG GTGAAAACATTCAGTGAAGCCTCCCTAATGGTAAGGAAACCAGCCCTAGAGCTTCTGCATTACCTGAAAAATACCAGTTTTGCTCATCCAGCTGTACGATATGTTCTCT ATGGAGAGAAGGGAACAGGAAAAACCCTCAGTCTTTGCCATGCTATTCATTTCTGTGCAAAGCAGGACTGGCTGATACTGCATATCCCAGATG CTCATCGTTGGGTGAAAAATTGTCGGGATCTTCTACAGTCCACCTACAACAAACAGCGCTTTGATCAGCCCTTAGAGGCTTCAAACTGGCTTAAGAATTTCAAAACTGCAAATGAACACTTACTGAGTAAG aTAAAAGTTCAAGAGAAGTATGTCTGGAATAAGCGAGAGAGCACAGAGAAAGGCAGTCCTCTGGGAGAAGTGATTGAACAG GGTATAACGCGGGTGAAGAATGCCACAGATGCAGTTGGGATTGTGCTAAAAGAGCTAAAGAGGCAAAGCTCATCGGGTATTTTTCATCTCCTGGTGGCAGTGGATGGAGTTAATGCTCTCTGGGGGAGGACCACActgaaaagagaagataaaagtcTG ATTGCCCCAGAGGAACTAGCACTTATTTGCAACCTGAGAAAAATGGTGAAAAATGACTGG catgGCGGTGCCATTGTGTTGACTTTGAGCCAGACTGGTTCTCTCTTTAAGCCCCGGAGAGCCTACCTGCcccaggagttgctgggaaag gaagGATTTGATACTCTGGATCCCTTTATTCCCATTTTGGTTTCCAACTACAACCCAAAGGAATTTGAAAGTTGTATTCAATATTACTTGGAGAACAACTGGCTTCAACATGAGAaat